The sequence aatgtattttatttatttggtctcTTAAGACACTTTTTTCAAGTAATAAGCCCATGCAGGCCTGAGCTTTTGTCATTTAACTCCTCCATGtcattctctctttctcgccGCCTGCCTCCGCTGGCTGCAGGATTTGGGGTGCTGGGAGCTGGAAGCACCACGGCTGGTGGGTTTAGTTTTGGGGGGTTTGGTTTAAATGACAACCCGGCAGCAGTCAGCTTTAATGTGGGGTGCTTTGGTACAGCAACCACCACTGGCACTGTTTTCAATGTTGGTAATAGCCTGGCTAGCACAGGTAGATGACCTTTGTGATTGATTAATCAGTACAGTCTGTGtctgtaaacacacattttcactaTGTGGTgcagtcatttttttaattatttttttgtcttgacGTGTTGCTTTTTCCTCAGtgtcatgtgttgttgtttccatTTGCACGAGGAGACAACATGTTGATGTATGCACTCATTTCATTGATTCCTGTAGAAACCTGTAGATGTTTATCTTACCTGTTGGATATAAGTGCAATGCTAGATGGAATACAAATTCAGTTTCCCTGTTTGTTAGCTTAAAAGagttatcatgttttttttaatcttctgcAATTAGTCAACAATTTCATTCTGTATTTCATTCTTGCATTAATATTTTGTTCACCTTGTTTAATTTGCCATGATTTGCTTTATTTCTCAGGCACGTTTGGTGGCTTTGGGACGACCGCAACAACTGCTGCTGCACCAGGGTCCACATTTAGCTTTGCTGCACCCGCCAACGCTGCAGGTCAGCAGTGCTGCTCTTTACAAAATGATTCGCTTTTTGTGTAATTAATGTGTATGTGCAGGAAATAGAATATGCATGGACACATGCATattcttgtgtcttgtgtttttttttttttaagaggacATCTTGCAGATTTGCCCAACTAAGGCAACAGTCATCAAAGGCAGGTTTTATTAGCTGTACTTTACAATTTCTGTTCTGTGACCTCAGGTCGGGATCCTGTTGTGCGTTTcatccttattattattattattattattattattattattattattatttttgttgtgtgtagaTGCACAGCTATTTCTTgcatgaaaaaaataactataaACTTGGATTGAGTCCTACAAGAAGCCTAATGTAGAGGTTAATCATTTAATATAAACCTTTCGAAGAAAATTAGAAATGGtaaaaaactcaaaatgttGATGAGTAACTGATGGTTTGGTTTCCATTTTCTCCACAGTGCTGCACAGTCTTTGTGTTGGCATGCCAACAAAATCTCTACACTGCCATTCAGTACTATTTAATGTACATATTTTCTCACTATGTTGGCACAATCCTCTGTTTTAGGAGGCCTGTTTGGTAACACACAGAACAAAGGTTTTGGGTTCTCCTCTGGGCTTGGAGCTGGGACCGCTGCTGGGGCAACAGGATTTGGTACTGGGTTAGGAACAACTGGCCTCGGTGGGTTTGGAGGCTTTAATATCCAGCCAACTCAGCAGCAGCCAGGTGAGACCCCATATTTCCAAATAACAGTTTTAGTATTTGCATGTTAAGTTTAGAGAACTATGACCCAAACAAAGCAGCCATTGcagaacatttgttttgttaaattacTAATTGCTTAATTAAATCCTGAATTTTAGTCGGCCTGTTCTAGATGTTGAGTGCCAGTAAATTCTTCAATAGAAACGGCATGTTTGTATTTACTAATATCAAAATCAAGTATCATAGCAGTATCAATAAGTTGTTTGCAGGGTTTTCTTGCTCAGCAGGCTCTCCACAACTACTCTATTGACTGTGCTGTACACTTCTGATCACTGCAGAGGGAGACAACTAGCAGAAAATTGCAGATTCCAGCTTTTAACATCATCAGTCCAACAGTGTGCAGCTGAAGCAGAACTATACGACTGTGCAATTAGAATCTATAAAGTTGGGATTTTCCTCATATTATAAAATAAGTCTAGGACACTAGTTTACCCTCTAGAAACATGGACATAAAGAGAGACAATCTGACGTGTCCTTTTACCTCTCGTTACACTTACTAGGAAGCTTGTTCGGCCCGCAGGCCCAGCTACAGGGTCAGGCTCAGCCCACCCAGCTTTACCAGCAGGTCACTGCTCTGTCAGCTCCCACCTTGTTAGGAGATGAGCGTGACTCCATTTTAGCCAAATGGAACCAGTTGCAGGCTTACTGGGGCACTGGGAAGGGCTActacagcaacaacaaccaacCCGTTGACTTCACCCAGGAGAACCCATTCTGCAGGTTCAAGGTAATGCTTGATAGTTAATTTGAGTGTtgatgtgcctttttaaaaaatttgaATATCAAATGGTAGtccttttgtgttctttttgtttgtttcctagGCGGTGGGCTACAGTTGCGTCCCAGTGAGTAAGGATGAGGATGGTTTTGTGGTCTTGCTTTTTAATCGAAAAGAAGCTGATGTGCGAGCTCTGCAGCAGCAACTGGTGGAGTCCCTCCACAAGGTGCTGGGAAGCAACCAGACTCTCACTGTCAATGTGGACGTTGTCAAAGCCCTGCCCAATGACCAGTAAGTCAGTCGGTACTGCAACGCCCATGGTTCCCTCATTACTTTCACAAGAGGTTTTTAGCGTGCAGAAATTGAGTCTGTATTACATTTCGACTAGGTATTAAATTGATTATAAACAAATGTGGGGACTTGTCCCGGtcttctgtctctcaggacAGAGGTGATCGTTTACGTGGTGGAGCGTTCTCCTAATGGCACCTCCAAGCGGATCCCCGCCACCACACTATTCAGTTATCTGGAGCAGCCCACCGTCAAGGCGCAGCTCACGCAGATTGGAGTGCTCATGTCTGTCGCACGCACGGAGCTGTCTCCAGCGCAGCTCAAACAGCTGCTGCAAAATGCACCTGCAGGTAAATGAGCGCGTGCATGTTTTGTGTCGTCCTCTCGCTGAATTCAACTGTTGGTTTTTGGTGTG is a genomic window of Cyclopterus lumpus isolate fCycLum1 chromosome 12, fCycLum1.pri, whole genome shotgun sequence containing:
- the nup54 gene encoding nucleoporin p54 isoform X1, giving the protein MAFSFGGATSNPAASTSGFSFGSFGAKPTASTAAFGFGPAATTTTAAASGFGTLAAPGFGAAPPTAAAPATGFSFGATNTGFGVLGAGSTTAGTFGGFGTTATTAAAPGSTFSFAAPANAAGGLFGNTQNKGFGFSSGLGAGTAAGATGFGTGLGTTGLGGFGGFNIQPTQQQPGSLFGPQAQLQGQAQPTQLYQQVTALSAPTLLGDERDSILAKWNQLQAYWGTGKGYYSNNNQPVDFTQENPFCRFKAVGYSCVPVSKDEDGFVVLLFNRKEADVRALQQQLVESLHKVLGSNQTLTVNVDVVKALPNDQTEVIVYVVERSPNGTSKRIPATTLFSYLEQPTVKAQLTQIGVLMSVARTELSPAQLKQLLQNAPAGVDPIIWEQAKVDNPEPEKLIPVPMVGFKELLRRLQIQEQMTKQHQTRVDIISSDISDLQKNQATTVAKIAQYKRKLMDLSHRVLQVLIKQEIQRKSGYAIQVDEEHLRVQLETIHSELNAPTQFKGRLNELMSQIRMQNHFGAVRSEERYSVDADLLREIKHHLKQQQDGLSHLISVIKDDLEDIKLVEHGLSDSDSGHMRGGILS